GCACTACCATTGCAGGCAGCGCCACCAGAGCCATCACCCAGAATACGCCATGCCCCAGGTGCTGATACAGGAAACCGGCAAAGACTGTCATTATTGCGATACTGCCACCCATGGCCACCGCGGAATAAACCGCCTGAAGTCGAATAACGTCCCCACCCTCACGAGCAGCGATATAGCGCATCGCCGCCAGATGACAAACGGTGAAGGTTCCACAGTGCAGGATTTGCGCCACAATCAGCCACGGCAGCTCTGTGGTCCAGCCCATAATGCCCCAGCGCGCCACACCGCAAATAGCGGAAAGCAATAACAGATCGCGAGCACCAAAACGGCGGAACAGTTTTTTGCTCAGCGCGAAGATAACAACTTCTGCCACCACGCCGAGTGACCATAAATAGCCCACCGCTGAAGCGGAATATCCCGCCCCCTGCCAGTAAATCGCACTGAAGCCATAGTAGGCCGCATGTGCCCCTTGTAGCAGGCAGACACAGGCCAGAAAACGCCAACTCTGCGCCACTAGCGTGCGCCAGGCCGGCCAGCCAGCACTCTCCTGGTGACGACTTTCCCCCTGCGGCATTACCGACGGACGCAGCAGCATGCCCAGTAACATGGAGGCAATCCCGATGCTCAGCAGTGCCAGAATGGCGTGGTAATCGTAGAGACTGACCAGTTTGCCCACCAGCGCGGACCCAATCACAAACGCAATCGATCCCCACAGGCGAACACGGCCATAATCCATGGTTATCTGTTTTTGCCATGTATTTGCCAGGGCATCTGTCAACGGAACCAGGGGAGAGAAGAAAAGGTTAAAACCCACCATCACCACCATCAGCCAGGCAAACTGATGGCTGATCCAAAACCCGGCAAGGAACACCAGCGTCAGGAGCGCCAGAATACGTAAGGATTTAATCAGTAATGAGGGATCGCTAACACGGGGGGCAATAATGAGACTACCGAGAAAACGTGCGATAAGTCCTGCACCGAGCAACAAACCGATGGTCTCAGGCGTCAGCCCAATTCCTTTGAGCCAGACGCTCCAGAAAGGCAGAAAAATACCGTAGCTGAAAAAATAGGTGAAATAGCTGAGCGCCAGCCAGCGTGTGGAATGCAAAGCCATGAATCCCTCCCGATATGGAGGCGATAGTCTGGCGGTAAACAAGTATCAGCGCAAGCCACGAGTAACAACTAAATAACACGTAAATTTAGCAGGGCTTTATCGCCCTGCTGTATTACCCGTGAATGAAAACGCGATGAATGCGTTTTGACCGCAGGAAATAAGGGATCCAGATAAGCGCGCCAACCAGCGGTGAAAGCGCATTACGGATATCTGCAGTATCCAGTCTGGCATCAAAGACCCACGCCGGAATACCTACGAAATAAAGCATGTAAGCCACCCCCATTAAATAGTAGGGAATGATGATTTTGCGGATACCCGCTTTTCTTTTAAAGAAGAACCATCCAGCAGCAAAGGTCAGAACCAGATCAATTAACACAACCGGAATTCCTCCCATGCCAAACAGAGTGATACCACTGCCTTGCTGAAAATAACGGAACACGGCGGAAAAATAGTTCCAGGCGCCAAACGGTGTCGTCAGCAGGTTAATCACTAACCCGGCAGCAGGCAGATAAAGCAGCCCGTTTATTTTCTGTTCATCCTGTTGTTCGCACTCATCACACAACCCAGACTCTTTATTGGCCTCTTTTTGCTGACATTCTATGCACTGCATATTTATCCCTTGCCAAAGAAAAGAGGTGATTTTACACGATAGCGCTATTTTACATCACACCAATGCCTGATTTATGAAGAAAAGCTGAATGGCACGCCTGCAATTTGTGTATTAGCTTTAAGAAAGGTCCCACCTGAAAACGAGCCTGCTATGAACACTCTGCGTTATTTTGATTTCGGCCAGTCCCGTCCTCTGATGTTACTGATTGCCCGTATCGCGATCGTTGTGTTGTTTATTATTTTTGGTTTTCCGAAGCTGACTGGATTTAGTGGTACGGTGCAATATATGACGTCACTGGGCGCACCAATGCCCATGCTGGCCGCCATTATTGCCGTGGTGATGGAAGTTCCCGCCGCCATTCTTATTGTGCTCGGCTTTTTTACTCGCCCGCTGGCGATACTCTTCGTTTTTTATACGCTAGGGACGGCGGTAATTGGCCACCACTACTGGGACATGAGCGGCGATGCGGTTGTGCCAAATATGATCAACTTCTATAAAAATATCAGTATTGCTGGTGCATTCTTGCTGCTGGCGATAACCGGGCCTGGCGCACTCTCCATTGACCGACGTTAACCATAAAAAAAGGCCGCAACCGCGGCCTTTTTTAGTTCAGCAATACTGAATTATGCGTAAACAGGGAAGCGTGCGCAGATATCCAGCACTTTACCTTTAACGCGCTCAATGACCGCTTCGTCATTGATGTTGTCCAGAACGTCACACATCCAGCCTGCCAGCTCTTTCACTTCCGCTTCTTTGAAACCGCGACGCGTCACAGCCGGAGAACCGATACGGATACCGGAGGTCACAAACGGGCTCTTAGGATCGTTAGGCACGCTGTTTTTGTTAACGGTGATGTTGGCACGGCCCAGGGCAGCGTCAGCTTCTTTACCGGTCAGGTTTTTATCAACCAGATCCAGCAGGAACAGGTGGTTCTCAGTACCGCCAGACACCACTTTGTAACCACGATTCAGGAAGACTTCCACCATCGCTTTGGCGTTTTTCGCAACCTGCTGCTGGTAAACCTTGAACTCTGGCTCCATCGCTTCTTTCAGTGCCACTGCTTTACCCGCGATAACGTGCATCAGCGGGCCGCCCTGTGCGCTTGGGAAAACAGCAGAGTTCAGTTTCTTGTACAGCTCTTCGCTACCGCCTTTCGCCAGGATCAGGCCACCGCGTGGACCTGCCAGGGTTTTGTGGGTCGTGGTGGTTACAACGTGAGCATGCGGAACCGGGTTCGGGTATACATCCGCAGCAATCAGGCCTGCAACGTGCGCCATATCCACGAACAGATACGCACCGATGCTGTCTGCGATTTCACGCATTTTTGCCCAATCAACCACGCCAGAGTATGCGGAGAAACCACCGATAATCATCTTCGGTTTGTGGGTTTGAGCCTGCTTCGCCATGTCAGCGTAGTCAATTTTACCGGACTCATCGATACCGTAAGGGATGATGTTGTACAGCTTGCCGGAGAAGTTAACCGGAGAGCCGTGAGTCAGGTGGCCACCTTGCGCCAGGTTCATACCCAGAACGGTATCACCCGGTTGCAGCAGAGCGGTATAAACAGCGAAGTTAGCCTGAGATCCGGAGTGTGGCTGCACGTTAGCGTAATCAGCGCCAAACAGCTCTTTTGCACGGTCAATCGCCAGTTGTTCAACGATATCAACGTATTCGCAACCGCCGTAGTAGCGCTTGCCTGGGTAACCTTCAGCATATTTGTTGGTCAGCTGAGAACCCTGCGCCTGCATGACGCGCGGGCTGGTGTAGTTCTCGGAGGCGATCAGTTCGATGTGCTCTTCCTGACGTACTTTTTCCTGCTCCATAGCCTGCCACAGTTCGGCATCATAATCGGCAATGTTCATTTCACGCTTTAACATCCGCATCTCCTGACTCAGCTAACAATAAAATTTTGACCTGAAAAAGGCAGTCCTGTTGGACAACGCGCAACAGTATAACTGATTAGTTCTGTGATAACAGGTCTTGACAAAGGATTTTACGCAAACGTTTTCCTTCACGCCACGCAAGGGTTTGAGGAATAAAGCTCTCGCCATTTTCAATGGATTTCTTTTCAGGTTTGTGATGCATATTTTTCACGATGCAAAGAACCATTTACAACGCAGGGTTATTTTTTATAAGATGCATTTAAAATACATCATTAAAGTAACACTCAGAAGGAAGCTGCTATGCTCGACGCTCAAACCATCGCAACCGTTAAAGCCACCATTCCCCTGCTGGTCGAAACCGGACCTAAACTTACCGCCCATTTCTACGATCGCATGTTCGCGCATAACCCGGAGCTCAAAGAGATTTTCAACATGAGCAACCAGCGTAATGGCGATCAGCGTGAAGCACTGTTTAACGCCATCGCGGCTTATGCCAGTAACATTGAAAACCTGGCGGCTTTGCTGCCTGCGGTAGAAAAAATCGCGCAGAAACATACCAGTTTCCAGATCCAACCCGAGCAATACAATATCGTTGGCGGCCACCTGCTGGCGACGCTGGACGAGATGTTCAGCCCAGGTCAGGAGGTCCTGGACGCATGGGGTAAAGCCTATGGCGTGCTGGCAAACGTGTTTATCAATCGCGAAGCACAACTCTACAGCGAAAATGCAAACAAAAACGGCGGCTGGGAAGGAACCCGCGCGTTCCGTATCGTCGAGAAAACCCCGCGTAGCGCCCTGATTACCAGCTTTGAATTTGAACCTGTCGATGGTCAGCCGGTTGCCGATTACCAGCCAGGCCAGTATCTGGGGGTCTGGCTGAAACCCGAAGGCTTCCCGCACCAGGAGATCCGCCAGTACTCTCTGACACGTAAACCCAACGGTAAAGGCTATCGCATTGCGGTAAAACGTGAAGAAGGCGGTCAAGTTTCCACCTGGCTGCATAATCATGCGAGTGTCGGAGATGTGGTTCATCTGGCCGCACCAGCGGGCGATTTCTTTATGGCCGTTGAGGCGAATACGCCAGTGACGCTGATTTCTGCGGGTGTCGGTCAAACCCCGATGCTGGCGATGCTGGATACGCTGGCAAAATCTAACCACAGTGCCCAGGTGAACTGGTTCCATGCGGCTGAAAACGGTGACGTTCACGCCTTTGCGGATGAAGTGAATACGATTGCGACAAGTTTGCCACGCTTTAACGCGCACACCTGGTATCGTCAGCCGACAGACGCTGACCGGGCAGCCAAACGTTTCAACAGTGAAGGATTGATGGATTTAGGCCAGCAGGAAGGTGCGTTCAGCGCACCAGATATGCAGTTCTACGTCTGTGGTCCGGTGGCGTTTATGCAGTATGCCGCGAAGCAACTGGTTGGATTGGGTGTGGCGAAAGACAACATTCACTATGAATGTTTTGGACCGCATAAAGTTCTGTAATCGCCTAACGGTGCTTCACTTGCAATGGCCTACAGGGCAATCTTGTAGGCCGGATAAGCGCAGCGCCACACGGCAATCATGTTAAATCGCGGCGTCGTCTTCCTCGCCCGTACGGATACGGATAACACGCGCAACATCAAACACGAAAATTTTGCCGTCGCCGATTTTACCCGTCTGTGCCGTACGAATAATTGTATCCACGCAGGTATCGACAATATCGTCACTCACCACAATTTCAATTTTCACTTTCGGCAGAAAGTCCACCATGTACTCTGCGCCACGGTACAGCTCAGTGTGGCCCTTCTGGCGACCAAAACCTTTCACTTCAGTCACTGTCATCCCGGTAATGCCAACTTCCGCCAGCGCTTCACGTACATCATCCAGTTTGAAAGGTTTAATAATCGCATCAATTTTTTTCATGGTGGGTCCTTAAACTCTTGCCTGTTAACAGCCTCGTAATCGGTTGCTCACAGTATCATATTCATTCGGATTTTGCGGTACTACTCTTTAAAATCGTTCGCTTCCAGCTCATGGCGCGACAGCAGCTTGTAGAACTCGGTACGGTTACGTCCGGCCATACGCGCCGCATGGGTGACGTTACCCTTAGTGATCTGGAGGAGCTTACGCAGATAGTTGAGCTCAAACTGATTACGCGCTTCAACAAAGGTCGGCAACACCGTATTTTCACCTTCCAGCGCCTGCTCCACCAGCGCATCACTGATCACCGGTGAAGATGTCAGCGCCACACACTGCTCAATGACATTTACCAGTTGACGCACATTACCCGGCCAGCTTGCCGTCATCAGACGTTTCATTGCATCCGTTGAAAATGCCCGGACAAACGGCTTGTGACGGTCAGCGGACTGGCGCAGAAGATGGTTCGCCAACAACGGGATATCTTCCGCACGCTCTGCCAGTGCAGGGATTTTCAGGTTCACGACGTTGAGACGATAATAGAGATCTTCACGAAATTCGTTTCGTGCCATCACCTTCGGTAAATCACGATGTGTGGCAGAGATAATGCGCACGTTGATATCAATATCGCGGTTGCTGCCCAAAGGACGGACTTTACGCTCCTGCAAAACACGTAATAATTTTACCTGGAGCGGCGCAGGCATATCACCGATCTCATCAAGGAAAAGCGTACCGCCTTCGGCCGCCTGAAACAGCCCTTCCCTGCTGCTCACTGCACCGGTAAATGCCCCCCGCGCGTGACCAAATAATTCAGATTCCAAAAGCTGCTCTGGCAACGCACCGCAGTTGATCGCAATAAAGGCATTTTTATTGCGCGGGCTGGCGTTGTGAATAGCCTGCGCCAGGATCTCTTTCCCGGTTCCACTCTGGCCGTTAATCAGCACGCTCACATCTGATTGCGCCACCATTCGCGCCTGCTCAAGCAGACGCAGCATGGCCGGGCTTCGAGTGACGATCGATTCTCGCCATGCTTCATCGCTGGAGGGCGCGGCGTGCTCAAGCGCGCTATCGATGGCCTTATAGAGTGCATCTTTGTCTACCGGTTTGGTCAGGAAGCTAAATACGCCCTGCTGCGTCGCGGCAACGGCATCCGGGATCGAACCGTGTGCGGTAAGAATAATCACCGGCATGCCAGGCTGCTGTTTCTGGATCTCAGCAAACAACTGCATGCCATCCATTTCGTCCATCCGCAAATCGCTGATCACGAGATCAATCTTCTCACGGGTAAGCACTTTCAGTCCTTCCTGCCCACTTTCGGCAGTTACCACGCTAAAACCTTCGCTAACCAGGCGCATTCCCAGCAGTTTTAACAAACCAGGGTCATCGTCGACCAGCAGGAGGTGAGCGGGTTTACGGCTTGTCATGGCTTCACATCCTCTTGTTTCTGCGTATCACTATCCTGATCCGGCGTTGTCGATTGTGAATTACTCTTTGACCCATCGGGCAAATAGCTCCCCGCCGGTTTACGTGTCGAGAGCTGTCTTTCAATATCAGTCAGGTTTTCAAGCTTGCGCGTCGTGGTATCAAGTTGAGTGCGTAAGTATTGTTGTTGCTGGCGAAGTGTATCAAGCTCACCGTCGGTAGACTGCTGTAACTTACTGTAGCGGGAGCGTTCTTCGGCCAGTTGCAGTTGTTGCACTTGCCCTTCTCGCCAGAGTTGGTACACCGGGCGAACCTGGGCCGGGATCCGTGAACTGAGCGTGTCCAGTTGCGCGGTATTTGCTCGCCGTTCGACGGGGGTAATTTTAGCGTCGGCCAGTAAAATCGCGCGTTTAAACGTATCCTGCCAGGTATCGTCTCCCCACATAGCCGCTTGTGCGCGAGCGGTGGCGGGCGCAAGACGCTGCGCGCAATCGATCCCACGAAGCCAGTACAGAGGGTTAACATCCACATCATGACCAGATAAATTCCAGAGATCGTCGCAGCGAGTGGTCAGGAAGTCCGCCAGTTGGTTTTCTGGCCATTTATCATCTTGTCTATCACTAATCGCACTCTCAGGGGCATGGGAAACACACCCCGCCAGAAGTAAACCGGACAGGCCCAGACGCCATTTTTTGCTGGAAAACACTGCGCGCACTGCGCGAAAAAAGACGTGTGACATACTCACCAGACATAGATTCATTTCATTGATTTTTCCGGCTCAAGAGGCAGTTCGATACGAAAGCACACATCCGAGCGATCGTCACTCACGATATTGAGCTCGCCTTGCATGCGCCGTATGCAGTCGCGGGCAATACTCAACCCCAGACCACTTCCTTTTACCGCACCTTTTCGCTGATGACTTCCCTGGAAAAAGGGCTCAAAAATCATCGCTTTTTCGTCATCCGGAATCGGCGTGCCCGTATTGGCAACGTCAATAAACACTCGAGAATCATTCATATAACTACGGATATAAATGTTACCGGATTCAGTACCATAGTGCACCGCATTGGAATAAAGATTATCCAGCACACTCATTAAAAGCATCGGCTCGGCAAGGCAGGCTGAGACATTAAGCGCCACGTCAGTATGCATCATTTTAGCTCTTGCCGGCAGACTATGGGCTGAGACCACCATGTCTATCAGAGGCGCAATATCGACCCTTTCAAGGGCCACTGCACCATCGGCCAGTTTACGGTTGTAATCCAGTAATTGCTCAATAAGTTTTTGCAAATTACGGCTGCTGGCATCCAGGATCTCAACAATCTCTTTTTGTTCTGGCGTCAGTGGCCCTGGAACCTCATCAGCCAGCAGCTCCGTCCCTTCCCGCATACTGGCGAGTGGCGTTTTTAATTCGTGTGAGATGTGGCGTAAAAACTGATGACGCTGGGACTCCAGCCATGCCAGACGTTCCGAAAGCCAGATAATACGCTGGCCCACAGAGCGCAATTCCCTCGGGCCTTTAAAGACAACCGTGTCGCCAAGGGAACGGCCTTCCCCCAGGCGGTTGATCATCCGCTGAATGCCTTTTACCGGGCCGATAATCATGCGAGTAAACAACAGAACCAGCGCCAGGCTGACTAAAAAGAGCACCAGCGCCTGCCAGCCAAAGAACTGACCTCGCTCAGCGATCTCCTGCTGCAACTGCTGGCCCCGTGAGAAAATCACTGCTCGCGTCGCCTGGGTCATGTCGGTATTGGCGTTAGCAAACGCTTCAAGACGTGCGGCAGCAGCAGCATCCGGGCCACTGTTTTTACACTGCAACTGGGCCAGATCGTTCAGGTCCTGGCGTAGCGCCTGGTAAAGCTTGTCATCAGGCAGAACGCCCGCATGTGCATCCAGCATTTCGCTGTAGCGTTTACGTTGATTTTGATAGACCTTTTCCAGGGTACGATCGTCCAGCACGCAATACTGGCGATAGCTTCGTTCCATCTCCAGCGCGGCATTGGTCATCGCTTCACTGCGCCGTGCATCAACCAGCGTTGTGCGGTTTGTTAATGCCGCCTGAGCACTGAGTGCATTCAGGCTTTGCCACGCCTGCCATGCCAGAACCAGAAGAGGCAACAGAATCAACAGAAACGCCATCATGACGAGTTGTCGCAGGGAACGAGGAAAAACGGGCCAGCGTTTCAACGCATTACTCTCTTAGTAAGGGGTTCATGAGAGCGTAACTGAGTCTACCCTTCAGATACAACAAAGCCGGGTAAAAACCCGGCTTTGTTGTGAAATGAGGCGGTGCCTAACTCGACGTTTCGCCCTGGCCTGATAAAGCATCGCTATAATCAGTGGTTGGACGGCAGGCACCTGTTTGTGCGTCATTCGAAGTTTATGTAGCACGTCCCGAAGGGGCTGACATAAGAGGGTGAATGAGCCACTGCGCAATATTATGCAACACCCATGCCAGAATAAAAAGTAAATATTTATATTATTGATAATAATGAGGTTTATTGATTCACGCCGTCAATTACTCATCGAATGATTTTCATGCTAAGCGTCGCCAATTAACAACACCTTAGCTTAAACATAATTAATTTCATATAAATCATAGAATTAAATGTCTCCATATGGAGACATTCTAAATGCAGGGTTGTCGCGAATTCCCGACAAAAAAAAGCCCCCATTTCTGGAGGCTTTTTACAAACAGGAGGCGTTTAGCCCAACTGTTTACGTGCATTGCGGAAAATGCGCATCCACGGGCTGTCTTCGCCCCAGTTTTCCGGATGCCAGGAGTTGCTCACCGTACGGAACACACGCTCCGGATGCGGCATCATCACCGTGACCCTGCCACTTTCGCTGGTCACTGCGGTAATACCATTCGGGGAGCCGTTCGGGTTTGCAGGATACGTTTGCGTCACTTTGCCAGTGTTATCGACAAAGCGCAGCGCCACCAGGCCTTTGCTTTCAAGCTGAGCAAGATGGGCAGCATCACGAACTTCAACCTGGCCTTCACCGTGAGATACCGCAATCGGCATCTGCGAGCCAACCATACCCTGCAACAACAGAGACGGGCTTTGTGTCACTTCAACCAGGCTAAAACGCGCTTCGAAGCGGTCAGACTGGTTACGCACAAAGCGTGGCCAGGCTTCGCTTCCTGGGATCAGTTCACGCAGATTAGACATCATCTGGCAACCATTACATACGCCGAGCGCCAGAGTCTGCGGACGGTGGAAGAAGGTTTCAAACTCATCACGAACGCGGTTGTTGAAGAGGATGGACTTCGCCCAGCCTTCTCCCGCCCCCAGCACGTCACCGTATGAGAAGCCACCGCAGGCCACCAGCGCCTGGAAATCGTCCAGCCCGGTACGCCCAGCCAACAGGTCGCTCATATGAACATCGATGGCATCAAAACCTGCACGGTGGAAAGCTGCCGCCATTTCAACGTGGGAGTTCACGCCCTGCTCACGCAGCACGGCCACTTTTGGACGCGCGCCTGTTGCAATATACGGGGCAGCGATATCCTCGTTAATGTCAAAGGAGAGCTTCACGTTCAGGCCTGGATCGTTGTCATTGGCTTTCGCGTTGTGCTCCTGATCGGCACATTCCGGGTTATCACGCAGACGCTGCATCTGCCAGGTCGTTTCCGCCCACCACATACGCAGTGTGGTGCGGCTTTCGCTGAACACCGCATGGCCATCGGCTTCAATCACAAAACGATCGCCCTTCACGGCACGACCCAGATAGTGCACGCAATCTGCCAGGCCATGTTGTGCCAGCAGTGCCTCAACCGCATCGCGATCTGCTGCACGCACCTGAATCACCGCCCCCAGCTCTTCATTAAACAGCGCCGCCAGACGATCGTCACCAAGCGAAGCGATGTCGGCTTGCACACCACAGTGACCGGTAAAGGCCATTTCTGCCAGGGTCACCAGCAGGCCGCCATCGGAGCGGTCGTGGTAGGCCAGCAGTTTGCGCTGAGCAACCAGTGCCTGAACCGCATCGTAGAAGCCCTTCAACTGCGCGACATCACGCACATCAGCAGGTTTATCACCAAGCTGACGATAAACCTGAGCCAGCGCCGTTGCACCCAGCGCGTTATGGCCTTTGCCCAGATCAATCAGCAACAGGGCGTTGTCTTCAGTCGAGAGCTGCGGAGTGATGGTCTGACGTACGTCTTCGACGCGCGCAAACGCAGTGATCACCAGCGAGAGCGGAGACGTCATCTCGCGCTGCTCGCTCCCTTCCTGCCAGCGGGTTTTCATCGACATGGAGTCTTTACCCACCGGAATGGTCAGGCCGAGAGCAGGACACAACTCCTCGCCCACCGCTTTAACAGCTTCGTACAGACCCGCATCCTCACCAGGGTGACCGGCTGCAGCCATCCAGTTCGCGGAGAGCTTA
This sequence is a window from Enterobacter sp. RHBSTW-00994. Protein-coding genes within it:
- a CDS encoding DUF2569 domain-containing protein; this encodes MQCIECQQKEANKESGLCDECEQQDEQKINGLLYLPAAGLVINLLTTPFGAWNYFSAVFRYFQQGSGITLFGMGGIPVVLIDLVLTFAAGWFFFKRKAGIRKIIIPYYLMGVAYMLYFVGIPAWVFDARLDTADIRNALSPLVGALIWIPYFLRSKRIHRVFIHG
- the glrR gene encoding two-component system response regulator GlrR; the protein is MTSRKPAHLLLVDDDPGLLKLLGMRLVSEGFSVVTAESGQEGLKVLTREKIDLVISDLRMDEMDGMQLFAEIQKQQPGMPVIILTAHGSIPDAVAATQQGVFSFLTKPVDKDALYKAIDSALEHAAPSSDEAWRESIVTRSPAMLRLLEQARMVAQSDVSVLINGQSGTGKEILAQAIHNASPRNKNAFIAINCGALPEQLLESELFGHARGAFTGAVSSREGLFQAAEGGTLFLDEIGDMPAPLQVKLLRVLQERKVRPLGSNRDIDINVRIISATHRDLPKVMARNEFREDLYYRLNVVNLKIPALAERAEDIPLLANHLLRQSADRHKPFVRAFSTDAMKRLMTASWPGNVRQLVNVIEQCVALTSSPVISDALVEQALEGENTVLPTFVEARNQFELNYLRKLLQITKGNVTHAARMAGRNRTEFYKLLSRHELEANDFKE
- a CDS encoding DoxX family protein — translated: MNTLRYFDFGQSRPLMLLIARIAIVVLFIIFGFPKLTGFSGTVQYMTSLGAPMPMLAAIIAVVMEVPAAILIVLGFFTRPLAILFVFYTLGTAVIGHHYWDMSGDAVVPNMINFYKNISIAGAFLLLAITGPGALSIDRR
- the hmpA gene encoding NO-inducible flavohemoprotein, encoding MLDAQTIATVKATIPLLVETGPKLTAHFYDRMFAHNPELKEIFNMSNQRNGDQREALFNAIAAYASNIENLAALLPAVEKIAQKHTSFQIQPEQYNIVGGHLLATLDEMFSPGQEVLDAWGKAYGVLANVFINREAQLYSENANKNGGWEGTRAFRIVEKTPRSALITSFEFEPVDGQPVADYQPGQYLGVWLKPEGFPHQEIRQYSLTRKPNGKGYRIAVKREEGGQVSTWLHNHASVGDVVHLAAPAGDFFMAVEANTPVTLISAGVGQTPMLAMLDTLAKSNHSAQVNWFHAAENGDVHAFADEVNTIATSLPRFNAHTWYRQPTDADRAAKRFNSEGLMDLGQQEGAFSAPDMQFYVCGPVAFMQYAAKQLVGLGVAKDNIHYECFGPHKVL
- a CDS encoding 3-phenylpropionate MFS transporter, producing MALHSTRWLALSYFTYFFSYGIFLPFWSVWLKGIGLTPETIGLLLGAGLIARFLGSLIIAPRVSDPSLLIKSLRILALLTLVFLAGFWISHQFAWLMVVMVGFNLFFSPLVPLTDALANTWQKQITMDYGRVRLWGSIAFVIGSALVGKLVSLYDYHAILALLSIGIASMLLGMLLRPSVMPQGESRHQESAGWPAWRTLVAQSWRFLACVCLLQGAHAAYYGFSAIYWQGAGYSASAVGYLWSLGVVAEVVIFALSKKLFRRFGARDLLLLSAICGVARWGIMGWTTELPWLIVAQILHCGTFTVCHLAAMRYIAAREGGDVIRLQAVYSAVAMGGSIAIMTVFAGFLYQHLGHGVFWVMALVALPAMVVRPKVAARV
- the glyA gene encoding serine hydroxymethyltransferase, with the translated sequence MLKREMNIADYDAELWQAMEQEKVRQEEHIELIASENYTSPRVMQAQGSQLTNKYAEGYPGKRYYGGCEYVDIVEQLAIDRAKELFGADYANVQPHSGSQANFAVYTALLQPGDTVLGMNLAQGGHLTHGSPVNFSGKLYNIIPYGIDESGKIDYADMAKQAQTHKPKMIIGGFSAYSGVVDWAKMREIADSIGAYLFVDMAHVAGLIAADVYPNPVPHAHVVTTTTHKTLAGPRGGLILAKGGSEELYKKLNSAVFPSAQGGPLMHVIAGKAVALKEAMEPEFKVYQQQVAKNAKAMVEVFLNRGYKVVSGGTENHLFLLDLVDKNLTGKEADAALGRANITVNKNSVPNDPKSPFVTSGIRIGSPAVTRRGFKEAEVKELAGWMCDVLDNINDEAVIERVKGKVLDICARFPVYA
- the qseE gene encoding two component system sensor histidine kinase QseE/GlrK; this encodes MKRWPVFPRSLRQLVMMAFLLILLPLLVLAWQAWQSLNALSAQAALTNRTTLVDARRSEAMTNAALEMERSYRQYCVLDDRTLEKVYQNQRKRYSEMLDAHAGVLPDDKLYQALRQDLNDLAQLQCKNSGPDAAAAARLEAFANANTDMTQATRAVIFSRGQQLQQEIAERGQFFGWQALVLFLVSLALVLLFTRMIIGPVKGIQRMINRLGEGRSLGDTVVFKGPRELRSVGQRIIWLSERLAWLESQRHQFLRHISHELKTPLASMREGTELLADEVPGPLTPEQKEIVEILDASSRNLQKLIEQLLDYNRKLADGAVALERVDIAPLIDMVVSAHSLPARAKMMHTDVALNVSACLAEPMLLMSVLDNLYSNAVHYGTESGNIYIRSYMNDSRVFIDVANTGTPIPDDEKAMIFEPFFQGSHQRKGAVKGSGLGLSIARDCIRRMQGELNIVSDDRSDVCFRIELPLEPEKSMK
- the glnB gene encoding nitrogen regulatory protein P-II, whose protein sequence is MKKIDAIIKPFKLDDVREALAEVGITGMTVTEVKGFGRQKGHTELYRGAEYMVDFLPKVKIEIVVSDDIVDTCVDTIIRTAQTGKIGDGKIFVFDVARVIRIRTGEEDDAAI
- the qseG gene encoding two-component system QseEF-associated lipoprotein QseG yields the protein MNLCLVSMSHVFFRAVRAVFSSKKWRLGLSGLLLAGCVSHAPESAISDRQDDKWPENQLADFLTTRCDDLWNLSGHDVDVNPLYWLRGIDCAQRLAPATARAQAAMWGDDTWQDTFKRAILLADAKITPVERRANTAQLDTLSSRIPAQVRPVYQLWREGQVQQLQLAEERSRYSKLQQSTDGELDTLRQQQQYLRTQLDTTTRKLENLTDIERQLSTRKPAGSYLPDGSKSNSQSTTPDQDSDTQKQEDVKP